From the Aquitalea magnusonii genome, one window contains:
- a CDS encoding amidohydrolase family protein has product MIIDIHGHYTTAPKALEDWRKRQIDNLSTPELGPKPSELKISDDELRDTIESNQLRLMKQRGSDLTIFSPRASFMAHHIGDFNTSSTWAAICNELCYRVSQLFPDHFIGAAMLPQSPGVDPATSIPELERCIKDYGFVGINLNPDPSGGHWTSPPLSDRHWYPIYEKMVEYDIPAMVHVSTSCNCAFHTTGAHYLNADTTAFMQCLTSDLFTDFPTLRFVIPHGGGAVPYHWGRFRGLAQEMKKPLLKDHLLNNIFFDTCVYHQPGIDLLTKVIPVDNVLFASEMIGAVRGIDPETGHYYDDTKRYIEAAALTDAERQQIFEGNARRVYPRLDAALKAKGL; this is encoded by the coding sequence ATGATCATCGACATCCACGGCCACTACACCACCGCCCCCAAGGCGCTGGAAGACTGGCGCAAACGCCAGATCGACAACCTCTCCACCCCGGAGCTGGGCCCCAAGCCGTCCGAACTGAAGATCTCCGACGACGAGCTGCGCGACACCATCGAAAGCAACCAGCTGCGCCTGATGAAACAGCGCGGCTCCGACCTCACCATCTTCAGCCCGCGTGCCAGCTTCATGGCCCACCATATCGGCGACTTCAACACCTCCTCCACCTGGGCCGCCATCTGCAACGAGCTGTGCTACCGCGTCAGCCAGTTGTTCCCCGACCACTTCATCGGCGCGGCCATGCTGCCGCAGTCGCCCGGTGTCGACCCGGCCACCTCCATTCCGGAGCTGGAACGCTGCATCAAGGACTACGGCTTTGTCGGCATCAACCTCAACCCGGACCCGTCCGGCGGCCACTGGACCAGCCCGCCGCTGTCCGACCGCCACTGGTATCCCATCTACGAAAAAATGGTGGAGTACGACATCCCGGCCATGGTGCATGTGTCCACCAGCTGCAACTGCGCCTTCCACACCACCGGCGCGCACTACCTGAACGCGGACACCACCGCCTTCATGCAATGCCTGACCTCAGACCTGTTTACGGACTTCCCCACGCTGCGCTTTGTCATCCCGCACGGCGGTGGTGCAGTGCCTTACCACTGGGGCCGCTTCCGCGGGCTGGCGCAGGAAATGAAAAAGCCGCTGCTCAAGGACCATCTGCTCAACAACATCTTCTTTGACACCTGCGTCTACCACCAGCCGGGCATCGACCTGCTGACCAAGGTCATCCCGGTGGACAACGTGCTGTTTGCCAGCGAAATGATCGGCGCGGTACGCGGCATCGACCCGGAAACCGGCCACTACTACGACGACACCAAGCGCTACATCGAAGCGGCGGCACTGACGGATGCCGAGCGGCAGCAAATCTTTGAAGGCAATGCCCGCCGGGTGTATCCGCGACTGGATGCTGCCCTGAAAGCTAAAGGCTTGTAG